A single Hippocampus zosterae strain Florida chromosome 17, ASM2543408v3, whole genome shotgun sequence DNA region contains:
- the s1pr2 gene encoding sphingosine 1-phosphate receptor 2 gives MSLCCEAAAVCQLTAMRSRYSQYYNRTLIPYHYVFAKNMTLEDLDKRYEDKKLLTDPSIIIVVLCTIIILENLLVLIAVCRNKKFHSAMFFFIGNLAFSDLLAGSAYIANIFLSGSRTFDLVPVQWFIREGTAFIALAASVFSLLAIAIERYIAITKVKVYGSTKTCRMFLLIGACWVTSILLGGLPIMGWNCIDNLPQCSAVLPLYSKKYILFVVTIFSLILLSIVILYVKIYLIVRSSHQEATNSPAYALLKTVTIVLGVFIMCWLPAFTILLLDSSCTIQSCPILHKANIFFGFATLNSALNPVIYTLRSKDMRKEFLRVLCCWGVLQSGRPAERCLVPLKSSSSLEHCTHKHEHQTTPIMQNCTTCV, from the coding sequence ATGAGTCTTTGCTGTGAAGCCGCCGCGGTGTGCCAGCTTACCGCCATGAGGAGCAGATACTCCCAGTACTACAACCGGACTCTGATCCCTTACCACTACGTGTTCGCCAAGAACATGACCCTCGAGGACCTGGACAAGCGCTACGAGGACAAGAAGTTGCTGACGGACCCCAGCATCATCATCGTGGTGCTGTGCACCATCATCATCCTGGAGAACCTGCTGGTGCTCATCGCCGTGTGCCGCAACAAGAAGTTCCACTCGGCCATGTTCTTCTTCATCGGCAACCTGGCCTTCTCCGACCTCCTGGCCGGGTCGGCCTACATCGCCAACATTTTCCTGTCGGGCTCGCGGACCTTCGACCTGGTGCCCGTGCAGTGGTTCATCCGCGAGGGCACGGCCTTCATCGCCCTGGCCGCGTCGGTCTTCAGCCTCTTGGCCATCGCCATCGAGCGCTACATCGCCATCACCAAGGTCAAAGTGTACGGCTCCACCAAGACGTGCCGCATGTTCCTGCTCATCGGCGCCTGCTGGGTGACGTCCATCCTTCTCGGCGGTCTCCCCATCATGGGATGGAACTGCATCGACAACCTCCCCCAGTGCTCCGCCGTGCTGCCGCTCTACTCCAAGAAGTACATCCTCTTCGTGGTGACCATTTTTAGCCTCATCCTGCTCTCCATCGTCATCCTCTACGTGAAGATCTACTTGATCGTGCGCTCCAGCCACCAGGAAGCCACAAACTCCCCCGCTTACGCCCTCTTGAAAACGGTCACCATCGTGCTCGGCGTCTTCATCATGTGCTGGCTGCCCGCCTTCACCATCCTCCTCCTGGATTCCTCGTGCACCATCCAGTCCTGCCCCATCCTCCACAAAGCCAACATCTTCTTCGGCTTCGCCACGCTTAACTCGGCGCTCAACCCGGTCATCTACACGCTGCGCAGCAAGGACATGCGCAAGGAGTTCCTGCGCGTGCTCTGCTGCTGGGGGGTGCTGCAGAGCGGGCGGCCCGCCGAGCGCTGCCTGGTGCCGCTCAAGAGCTCCAGCTCTCTGGAGCACTGCACGCACAAACACGAACACCAGACCACGCCCATCATGCAGAACTGCACCACTTGCGTGTGA